One genomic region from bacterium encodes:
- a CDS encoding sulfurtransferase, with translation CRIGERSSHTWFVLTYLLGFEKVRNYDGSWTEWGNSVRLPIEK, from the coding sequence CTGCCGCATCGGCGAGCGCTCCTCGCACACCTGGTTCGTCCTCACCTACCTGCTCGGCTTCGAGAAGGTGCGCAACTACGACGGCTCCTGGACCGAGTGGGGCAACTCCGTCCGCCTGCCCATCGAGAAGTAA